Proteins encoded by one window of Streptacidiphilus sp. PB12-B1b:
- a CDS encoding carbohydrate ABC transporter permease — MTTSPPLPAPVAARRRPRRAARRNRPGRTAAGFLLPFVLLFVCLYLAPIGYSVYQSLFTLHRSGLGLTAPTQVFGGLANYTRALGDAAFRSSLLRVLLIGVVQVPLMLGLALALALLLDARTTLFKRFFRLAFFLPYALPGVIGAIMWSFLYAPGLSPLSSALAHLGLHVDFVSGSMLAPSIGNMVTWGWTGYNMLIIYSALQAVPAELGEAATMDGCGPWRIAWHIKIPAVRSALVLTTVFSIIGTAQLYNEPAVLQNIAPTLSSSYTPIFAAYNAVNDNDFGRAAADSVIVALLTFVLSFGLLRLVQRRGDTQ, encoded by the coding sequence GTGACCACCTCGCCACCCCTGCCCGCACCCGTCGCGGCGCGCCGCCGACCGCGCCGCGCCGCGCGGCGGAACCGCCCCGGCCGCACCGCCGCCGGGTTCCTGCTCCCGTTCGTCCTGCTGTTCGTCTGCCTCTACCTGGCGCCGATCGGCTACTCCGTCTACCAGAGCCTGTTCACCCTGCACCGCTCCGGGCTCGGACTGACCGCCCCCACCCAGGTGTTCGGCGGCCTCGCCAACTACACCCGGGCCCTGGGCGACGCCGCGTTCCGCTCCTCGCTGCTGCGGGTGCTGCTGATCGGCGTGGTCCAGGTGCCGCTGATGCTGGGCCTGGCCCTCGCCCTGGCGCTGCTGCTGGACGCCCGCACCACCCTGTTCAAGCGCTTCTTCCGGCTGGCGTTCTTCCTGCCGTACGCGCTGCCCGGGGTGATCGGCGCGATCATGTGGTCCTTCCTGTACGCGCCCGGGCTCAGCCCGCTCAGCTCCGCGCTGGCCCACCTCGGCCTGCACGTGGACTTCGTCTCCGGCTCCATGCTGGCGCCCTCCATCGGCAACATGGTCACCTGGGGCTGGACCGGCTACAACATGCTGATCATCTACTCGGCGCTGCAGGCTGTCCCGGCCGAACTGGGCGAGGCCGCCACCATGGACGGCTGCGGCCCCTGGCGGATCGCCTGGCACATCAAGATCCCGGCGGTGCGCTCGGCACTGGTGCTGACCACCGTGTTCTCCATCATCGGCACCGCCCAGCTGTACAACGAGCCGGCCGTGCTGCAGAACATCGCACCGACCCTGAGCAGCAGCTACACACCCATCTTCGCCGCCTACAACGCCGTCAACGACAACGACTTCGGCCGCGCCGC